A stretch of DNA from Scomber japonicus isolate fScoJap1 chromosome 19, fScoJap1.pri, whole genome shotgun sequence:
aataaagtagtagtattcctgtagtagaacagagaggaggaataaagtagtagtattcctgcagtagaacagagaggaggaataaagtagtagtattcctacagtagaacagagaggaggaataaagtagtagtattcctgtagaacagagaggaggaataaagtagtagtattcctgtagtggaacagagaggaggaataaagtagtagtattcctgcagtagaacagagaggaggaataaagtagtagtattcctgcagtagaacagagaggaggaataaagtagtagtattcctgcagtagaacagagaggaggaataaagtagtagtattcctgcagtagaacagagaggaggaataaagtagtagtattcctgcagtagaacagagaggaggaataaagtagtagtattcctgtagaacagagaggaggaataaagtagtagtattcctgtagaacagagaggaggaataaagtagtagtattcctgcagtagaacagagaggaggaataaagtagtagtattcctgcagtagaacagagaggaggaataaagtagtagtattcctgcagtagaacagagaggaggaataaagtagtagtattcctgtagtagaacagagaggaggaataaagtagtagtattcctgcagtggaacagagaggaggaataaagtagtagtattcctgtagaacagagaggaggaataaagtagtagtattcctgcagtagaacagagaggaggaataaagtagtagtattcctacagtagaacagagaggaggaataaagtagtagtattcctgcagtagaacagagaggaggaataaagtagtagtattcctgtagaacagagaggaggaataaagtagtagtattcctgcagtagaacagagaggaggaataaagtagtagtattcctgcagtagaacagagaggaggaataaagtagtagtattcctgcagtagaacagagaggaggaataaagtagtagtattcctgtagtggaacagagaggaggaataaagtagtagtattcctgcagtaaaacagagaagaggaataaagtagtagtattcctgcagtagaacagagaggaggaataaagtagtagtattcctgtagtagaacagagaggaggaataaagtagtagtattcctgcagtagaacagagaggaggaataaagtagtagtattcctacagtagaacagagaggaggaataaagtagtagtattcctgtagaacagagaggaggaataaagtagtagtattcctgtagtggaacagagaggaggaataaagtagtagtattcctgcagtagaacagagaggaggaataaagtagtagtattcctgcagtagaacagagaggaggaataaagtagtagtattcctgcagtagaacagagaggaggaataaagtagtagtattcctgtagaacagagaggaggaataaagtagtagtattcctgcagtagaacagagaggaggaataaagtagtagtattcctgtagtagaacagagaggaggaataaagtagtagtattcctgtagtggaacagagaggaggaataaagtagtagtattcctgcagtagaacagagaggaggaataaagtagtagtattcctgcagtagaacagagaggaggaataaagtagtagtattcctgcagtagaacagagaggaggaataaagtagtagtattcctgcagtggaacagagaggaggaataaagtagtagtattcctgcagtagaacagagaggaggaataaagtagtagtattcctgcagtagaacagagaggaggaataaagtagtagtattcctgtagaacagagaggaggaataaagtagtagtattcctgtagaacagagaggaggaataaagtagtagtattcctgtagtagaacagagaggaggaataaagtagtagtattcctgcagtagaacagagaggaggaataaagtagtagtattcctgtagtagaacagagaggaggaataaagtagtagtattcctgcagtagaacagagaggaggaataaagtagtagtattcctgtagtagaacagagaggaggaataatgtagtagtattcctgtagaacagagaggaggaataaagtagtagtattcctgtagaacagagaggaggaataaagtagtagtattcctgtagtagaacagagaggaggaataaagtagtagtattcctgcagtagaacagagaggaggaataaagtagtagtattcctgtagaacagagaggaggaataaagtagtagtattcctgcagtagaacagagaggaggaataaagtagtagtattcctgcagtagaacagagaggaggaataaagtagtagtattcctgcagtagaacagagaggaggaataaagtagtagtattcctgtagtagaacagagaggaggaataaagtagtagtattcctgcagtagaacagagaggaggaataaagtagtagtattcctgcagtagaacagagaggaggaataaagtagtagtattcctgtagaacagagaggaggaataaagtagtagtattcctgcagtagaacagagaggaggaataaagtagtagtattcctgtagaacagagaggaggaataaagtagtagtattcctgtagaacagagaggaggaataaagtagtagtattcctgcagtagaacagagaggaggaataaagtagtagtattcctgcagtagaacagagaggaggaataaagtagtagtattcctgtagtagaacagagaggaggaataaagtagtagtattcctgcagtagaacagagaggaggaataaagtagtagtattcctgtagaacagagaggaggaataaagtagtagtattcctgtagaacagagaggaggaataaagtagtagtattcctgcagtagaacagagaggaggaataaagtagtagtattcctgtagaacagagaggaggaataaagtagtagtattcctacagtagaacagagaggaggaataaagtagtagtattcctgtagtagaacagagaggaggaataaagtagtagtattcctgcagtagaacagagaggaggaataaagtagtagtattcctgcagtagaacagagaggaggaataaagtagtagtattcctgcagtagaacagagaggaggaataaagtagtagtattcctacagtagaacagagaggaggaataaagtagtagtattcctgtagaacagagaggaggaataaagtagtagtattcctgtagaacagagaggaggaataaagtagtagtattcctgcagtagaacagagaggaggaataaagtagtagtattcctgtagaacagagaggaggaataaagtagtagtattcctgcagtagaacagagaggaggaataaagtagtagtattcctgtagtagaacagagaggaggaataaagtagtagtattcctgtagaacagagaggaggaataaagtagtagtattcctgtagaacagagaggaggaataaagtagtagtattcctgtagtagaacagagaggaggaataaagtagtagtattcctgcagtagaacagagaggaggaataaagtagtagtattcctgtagtagaacagagaggaggaataaagtagtagtattcctgcagtagaacagagaggaggaataaagtagtagtattcctgcagtagaacagagaggaggaataaagtagtagtattcctatagaacagagaggaggaataaagtagtagtattcctgtagaacagagaggaggaataaagtagtagtattcctgtagtagaacagagaggaggaataaagtagtagtattcctgtagtagaacagagaggaggaataaagtagtagtattcctgtagtagaacagagaggaggaataaagtagtagtattcctgcagtagaacagagaggaggaataaagtagtagtattcctgtagtagaacagagaggaggaataaagtagtagtattcctgcagtagaacagagaggaggaataaagtagtagtattcctgtagaacagagaggaggaataaagtagtagtattcctgcagtagaacagagaggaggaataaagtagtagtattcctgcagtagaacagagaggaggaataaagtagtagtattgctgcagtagaacagagaggaggaataaagtagtagtattcctgcagtagaacagagaggaggaataaagtagtagtattcctgcagtagaacagtgaggaggaataaagtagtagtattcctgcagtagaacagagaggaggaataaagtagtagtattcctgcagtagaacagagaggaggaataaagtagtagtattcctgtagtagaacagagaggaggaataaagtagtagtattcctgcagtagaacagagaggatgaataaagtagtagtattcctgtagaacagagaggaggaataaagtagtagtattcctgcagtagaacagagaggaggaataaagtagtagtattcctgcagtagaacagagaggaggaataaagtagtagtattcctgtagtagaacagagaggaggaataaaggagtagtattcctgcagtagaacagagaggaggaataaagtagtagtattcctgcagtagaacagagaggaggaataaagtagtagtattcctgcagtagaacagagaggaggaataaaggagtagtattcctgcagtagaacagagaggaggaataaagtagtagtattcctgtagaacagagaggaggaataaagtagtagtattaatgtaatattaatgtgagtattatttgattgacaggtgatgcTCTCGCGGCTGAGTGGCGACAGGGGGCGGGGCCTGGCCACAGTGACTCCGCCTCCTGTCCTCCCATTGGCCGATGAAGGAGACGACACACAGATTGgtacattcatttcttttttattcattattttatttttttatttatttattcatgctgacttcctgttgttcCTCCTGCAGGagttttctttcctcctgcacctccttggagctcctcctcgtcttccccttcctctcctccgccTCActtggcctcctcttcctcctcctctgctgcttctgttactcctccttctccttctgtctctactcctttttctcctcttgttCCTCCTCATGTATCTTCTCCTCATCCCCCTGtagcttcttttctttcttcctatcCTCCTCCTCGTGTCTCTCCTCCTCGTGTCTCTCCTCCTCGTGTCTCTCCTCCttgtgtttctcctcctcctcgtgcctctcttcctcctcctcgtgtcTCTCCTCCTCGTGTCTCTCCTCCttgtgtttctcctcctcctcgtgtctctcttcctcctcctcgtgtctctcctcctcgtgtgtctcctcctcctcctccttgtgtctctcctcctcctcgtgtctctcctcttccttctcctcgtGTCTCTCTTCCTACTCCTCAtgtctcttctccttctcctcctctcttttcttattGCTCCCCTACTCCTCTCATGTCACTcttcactgctcctcctccttctgtctctcctctaaCTTCCTCCCATTTtgcccctctctctttctcttctcctccatccctcgTTTCTTCACCTCCTTCTCTATTGTCTCGTCATTCTGCCCTtcgtcctcctcctgctcctcttcctcctctcctctttcatcATTCTTCAACgatttctcctcctcctccatcttctgtACTTACTCCTCCTACCTCTTCCTCTTTTAcatctctttcctcctcatcctaTCCTCCTGCCTTCTCTCTACCAGcctttcctcctgctgctcctcctgctgctcctcctcctcctcctcctccatgctcctgctcctccctcttGCCTCGCCTCCTCTCGGCTCACAGGATGGAGGTGCGTCGCCTCCTGCGAGGAGCTCTGGCTTCTCTCGGTCGTCGCCTGGACTCtctggagaggaggagcaggagcaggaggaggaggagaaggagtgggcagaaaggaggagaagctgcagctgaggCTCCGCCCCCCTCAGGTGACTCACCTGCACAGGTTGAAGATGATTGGTCAGTTACAGTCAGTCAAGCAGGATGATgtcattcctcttttttcttcttcaggtgTTGCTGTGCTCCCCCGCAGCCCCGCCGCCCTCCCCCCTGtcacctcctcccccctcccccctgtcacctcctcccccctcctccttgtcacctcctcccccctcccccctgtcacctcctcccccctcccccctgtcacctcctcctcttcatcagacAGCGAGGAGGCCACTGCTCCTCTGGACTTTagcttcagccaatcagagcagaggaggaggcggcggagcagaggagaggaggaggaggaggaggaggaggaggaggaggggaggagggggaagaagaggaggaggacgaacCACCGAGGAAGAGAAGGAGCGTTGAccgtggaggaggaggaggaggaggaggaggaggagcgtgCGGTGAGGTTTGTGGGCAGGATGGCGGTCTccttcagaggaggaggaggaggaggaggaggtgccaGCGAGGAGGAGGCGCCGCTCACTCTGCACAACTTCAACCACAGGaagcacagaagaagagaagagggacacgccagccaatcagagaagGCCATCAGTGCAGTCGTTAGGCAGAACGGTTACCGAGCAACACAGGTGCtgcacaggtgagacacacacacacacacactacacacactacacacacacacacacacacacacacacacactctcacacactacacacacacacacacacacacacactacacactcacacactacacactacacactcacacacacacctgacacacacacacacacacacacacacacacacacactacacacggacacacacacacacacacacacacacacacacacacacacacacacacacctgacacacagacacacacacacactacacactacacactcacacacacacacacacacacacctgacacacacacacacacacctgacacacacacacacacacacacacacacactacacactcacacacacacacacacacacacacacacacacctgacacacacacacacacacacacagacacacacacacacacctgacacacacacacacacacacacctgacacacactcacacacacacactacacactacacactcacacacacacacacacacacacacacacacacacacacacacacacacacacctgacacacactcacacacacacactacacactacacactacacactcacacacacacacacacacactcacacacacacacgcacacacacacacacacacacacacacacctgacacacacacacacacacacacagacacacacacacacacacacacacacacacctgacacacactcacacacacaaagacacagacacacacctgacacacacacacacacacacactacacactacacactacacactcacacacacacacacacacgcacacgcacacacacacacacacacacacacacacacacacacacacacacacacacacacacacacacacacacacctgacacacacacacacacacacgcacacacacacacacacacacacacacacctgacacatctctcttttttcctaCAGCTCCCAGCATGCCTTGCATCTTCTCCAGAGTCAGACCTTCAGCCAATCAGGCGTCTTCTCAGTTTCCTCCAGCCAATGGCATTTCTCGGACTTTGCCCCgcccttctccctctcctccaaTCACAATGCTCTTCGCCTGTGGCtgtcccccccctcctctgttGGCTCCGCCCCCATGCTGCGGCTGTCGGCGGTTGCCGTGGAGACGCTGGCGTCGATGAGGGGCGGGGTTTGTGGGCCCCGGCGGCCCCTGAAGGACTGGACGGCCCCCCCCAGCCTGAGCTCTGATCACTGGTTGGTCGGCTCATATTTAAATTAGCCTCATGAATATTAATGAGCTCATGAATATTAATGAGCTCAtgaatattcatcattctttgatattttaatgattttatttatagtcGTTTCATCTGATCGTGTTTCTGTTGCAGTTACATGCGGCCGCCGACGCCGAGGTgagaaatataattattatatttaatatttaataattaatgtttaatcacatgatgaccagctgctgctcagccaatcacatgatgaccagctgctgctcagccaatcacatgatgaccagctgcagctcagccaatcacatgatgaccagctgctgctcagccaatcacatgatGACCGGCTGctgctcagccaatcacatgacggccagctgctgctcagccaatcacatgatgaccagctgctgctcagccaatcacatgatGACCGGCTGctgctcagccaatcacatgacggccagctgctgctcagccaatcacatgatgaccagctgcagctcagccaatcacatgatgactagctgcagctcagccaatcatatgatgaccagctgctgctcagccaatcacatgatgactagctgcagctcagccaATCATATGATGACCGGCTGctgctcagccaatcacatgatgaccagctgctgctcagccaatcacatgatgaccagctgctgctcagccaatcacatgatgaccagctgcagctcagccaatcacatgatgaccagctgcagctcagccaatcacatgatgaccagctgcagctcagccaatcacatgatgaccagctgcagctcagccaatcacatgatGACCAGCTGCTGCTCAGCCAATCACGTGATGACCAGCTgctgctcagccaatcagaagtgAGAGTTTATTTCTGTTGCAGCCAGACTTTTTCCGCCCAGCGACCGCAGAGGCAACGGACCAATCACAGCGCTCGGAGTCTCCGGCTGCCACGGCGACGGTCCCTGCCCCTCCCCCCGTCAGTCAcagccagccaatcagcagcCGGCTCTGAggtatattaataatattataattatagtttataataataattatattaattatatatctgtttatttttcagagaGTTAAACGAGTGTCACAGATCCGAATCCGCCGCGCGTCGCCGCGGGAAACGCTGCTCACGCCGATGGGACTGCCCAAGGTCAAGAGGTCAGAAAACTAAAGTTAATTAATATAAActcatattaatataatattaatataaactcatattaatataatattaatataaactcATGTTAATATAAACTCATGTTAATATAAActcatattaatataatattaatataaactcatattaatataaactcatattaatattatattaatataaactcatattaatataatattaatataaactcATTTTCAGGTTGAAGAAGAAAGAATTCAGTTTGGAGGAAATCTACACCAACAACAACtacaccccccccaccaccaacaggtaacccccccccccccaccaccaccaacaggtaaccccccaccaccaacaggtaaccccccaccaccaacaggtaaccccccccccaccaccaccaccaacaggTGAACCCCatctcccagcatgctctgCTCTGTATGAACTCCatctcccagcatgctctgctctgtgtgaactccatctcccagcatgctctgctctgtgtgaactccatctcccagcatgctctgctctctgtgtgaactccatctcccagcatgctctgCTCTGTATGAACTCCatctcccagcatgctctgctctctgtgtgaactccatctcccagcatgctctgctctgtgtgaactccatctcccagcatgctctgctctctgtatGAACTCCatctcccagcatgctctgctctctgtatGAACTCCatctcccagcatgctctgctctctgtgtgaactccatctcccagcatgctctgctctctgtgtgaactccatctcccagcatgctctgctctgtgtgaactctatctcccagcatgctctgctctctgtatGAACTCCatctcccagcatgctctgctctctgtatGAACTCCatctcccagcatgctctgctctctgtgtgaactccatctcccagcatgctctgctctctgtatGAACTCCatctcccagcatgctctgctctctgtgtgaactccatctcccagcatgctctgctctctgtgtgaactccatctcccagcatgctctgctctgtgtgaactctatctcccagcatgctctgctctctgtgtgaactccatctcccagcatgctctgctctgtgtgaactctatctcccagcatgctctgCTCTGTATGAACTCCatctcccagcatgctctgctctctgtatGAACTCCatctcccagcatgctctgctctgtttgcAGTCTGGAGACGATCTTTGAGGAGCCTCGTGAGAAGGACGGAGCGCTGCTGCTGATTGGCCAGCAGAGGAGACGGaggctcctcctcttccctgaCTTCACTCAgcccaggaagaggaagagaccGCAAGGTATGCTGGGTAACGTAGTCCTCTGAGGAAGGACATTTTCtttctgatgatgtcatggtttttattttgtgtatgcTAACTTCCTGTCACCTGGTGATGTCACTGCGTTTCAGTGATGGgacttcctgttgccatggtgcccAAGAAGCGTGCGGCAGCCCGGCGAAATTACCATGGCGACGGTGACGACGAGTCGGACCTAGACGTGATGCTGGTGGAGCGACTGAGCGCGCTCGAAGACTTCCTGACACGGCAGGGCCTTGATGTGTgaactgtgacatcacttcctgtcaactGACTAAAGGCCAAATACACAAAGCTGCTAGCATGTCCGCTACTGCTGCGTTACCGCGGTAACACCATCAGCTGCtaggttaccatggtaacaccGTCAGCTGTTAGGTTACCACGGTTACACAGTCTGGTTTTCGTTTGCGGTGTTtttaacgttttttttttctttagtttaattttttactttaaatgtgaaatatttaatCTGCACGCCAAGAGGCCACGCCCCCAACAggaaaccacttcctgttttttttttattattaatgtgaactccctatacacacacacattaatatacacacacacacacacacacacacacacacacacacacacacacacacacattaatatacacacacacacacacacacacacacacacacacacacacacacacacacacacacagtactgagAGTTGCAGGtgatgttttttctatttttggaacAAATAAAGTTTGTTTCTGCTCATTTAatgtttatcatcattattaatatcatACTGTACCGGGTCTCAGGGTCAGGGTtctgtactgggtctcaggGTCAGGgctctgtactgggtctcagggtc
This window harbors:
- the wu:fi75a02 gene encoding proline-rich protein 14, with protein sequence MAVSFRGGGGGGGGASEEEAPLTLHNFNHRKHRRREEGHASQSEKAISAVVRQNGYRATQVLHSSQHALHLLQSQTFSQSGVFSVSSSQWHFSDFAPPFSLSSNHNALRLWLSPPSSVGSAPMLRLSAVAVETLASMRGGVCGPRRPLKDWTAPPSLSSDHCYMRPPTPSQTFSAQRPQRQRTNHSARSLRLPRRRSLPLPPSVTASQSAAGSERVKRVSQIRIRRASPRETLLTPMGLPKVKRLKKKEFSLEEIYTNNNYTPPTTNSLETIFEEPREKDGALLLIGQQRRRRLLLFPDFTQPRKRKRPQVMGLPVAMVPKKRAAARRNYHGDGDDESDLDVMLVERLSALEDFLTRQGLDV